A portion of the Chloroflexota bacterium genome contains these proteins:
- the hslV gene encoding ATP-dependent protease subunit HslV has protein sequence MQMKTRSTTILAVKRGGEVALAGDGQVTVEDMVMKHTAKKVRTLFRERVMAGFAGSAADALTLFDRFEGQLEKHSGQLKRAAVELAKEWRTDRALRRLDAWMVAADGEQILVLSGQGDIIEPDEDVVGIGSGGGYAQAAATALLRHTALSAHEVASTAMEIAADLCIFTNRNITVVTLKKGESQQPSLV, from the coding sequence ATGCAGATGAAGACGAGGTCCACGACCATTCTGGCAGTGAAGAGGGGGGGTGAGGTTGCCCTCGCCGGCGACGGACAGGTGACTGTGGAGGATATGGTCATGAAGCATACAGCCAAGAAGGTCCGCACCCTCTTCAGAGAACGGGTTATGGCGGGCTTCGCCGGTTCCGCCGCCGATGCCCTGACCCTCTTTGACCGCTTTGAAGGCCAGCTGGAAAAGCACAGCGGCCAGCTCAAGAGGGCTGCGGTGGAGCTGGCCAAGGAGTGGCGCACCGACCGTGCCTTGAGACGGCTTGATGCCTGGATGGTGGCGGCTGACGGGGAGCAGATCCTGGTCCTCTCCGGCCAGGGCGATATAATCGAGCCCGACGAGGATGTGGTAGGCATCGGCTCCGGCGGCGGCTACGCCCAGGCCGCCGCCACGGCCCTGTTGCGCCACACTGCCCTTTCGGCCCACGAGGTAGCCAGCACCGCCATGGAAATCGCCGCCGACCTGTGTATCTTTACCAACCGCAATATCACCGTGGTCACCCTTAAGAAGGGAGAGAGCCAGCAACCCTCCCTTGTTTGA
- the aroB gene encoding 3-dehydroquinate synthase: MTGNIILIGFSATGKSRAAPLVAQALGWEALDTDAQVEKLAGKPIPTIFAEEGEARFRQYERQVLMKALEGEKKVIAAGGGAILDPKNRERVRQRGFVVLLEARPRTILERLSQDPNSRPLLQGPDPLARINELKARREPFYAFAHHTLPTDRLTLEGVARRVVRAYRAWTTPSALVRTPTRTCPIYVRWGGLEGLGELMRERGLGERAVVISDVVAFSHHGERVIASLEAAGFRTFPYTFPAGEESKGLETARRIYDFLVDYRAERGWAVVALGGGVVGDLAGFVAATYLRGLPLVQAPTSLVAMVDASIGGKVGVNHLQAKNLIGAFHQPHFVLTDPSCLLTLPKRELVSGFAEVIKHGLILDKRLFAFMEARAPALLSLEPPSLSQAVAWSARIKARVVTRDERETTGLRTLLNYGHTIGHALEAATGYTRFLHGEAVAIGMTGAVRLSQHLGLVGEEVVKRQESLLQAFGLPTACPRLSADRIIQAMELDKKVREAEVRWVLLEDIGRAITPHRVPQEEVQAVLQELTK; the protein is encoded by the coding sequence TTGACGGGCAATATCATCCTCATCGGCTTTTCCGCCACCGGCAAGAGCCGGGCGGCCCCCCTGGTGGCCCAGGCCCTGGGCTGGGAGGCCCTGGACACCGATGCCCAGGTGGAGAAGCTGGCCGGAAAGCCCATCCCCACCATCTTCGCCGAGGAGGGGGAGGCCCGCTTCCGGCAGTATGAGCGCCAAGTGCTCATGAAGGCCCTGGAGGGAGAAAAGAAGGTCATCGCCGCCGGCGGGGGGGCCATCCTGGACCCCAAGAACCGGGAGAGGGTGAGACAGCGGGGCTTTGTAGTCCTCCTTGAGGCCAGGCCCAGGACCATTCTGGAAAGACTCTCCCAGGACCCCAACAGCCGTCCCCTCCTCCAGGGCCCCGACCCCCTGGCCCGGATAAATGAGCTTAAGGCCAGAAGGGAGCCCTTTTACGCCTTCGCCCACCATACCCTGCCCACCGACCGCCTAACCCTGGAGGGGGTGGCCAGGAGGGTGGTCCGGGCCTACAGGGCCTGGACCACCCCTTCCGCCCTGGTGAGGACCCCCACCCGGACCTGCCCCATCTATGTGCGCTGGGGTGGGCTGGAAGGGCTGGGAGAATTGATGCGGGAAAGGGGGCTGGGGGAAAGGGCGGTGGTCATCAGCGATGTGGTCGCCTTTTCCCATCACGGGGAGAGGGTGATAGCCTCCCTGGAGGCAGCCGGCTTCCGCACTTTCCCCTACACCTTCCCCGCTGGAGAGGAGAGCAAGGGCCTGGAGACCGCCCGCCGAATATACGATTTCCTGGTGGACTATAGGGCGGAGCGGGGCTGGGCGGTGGTGGCCCTGGGTGGCGGGGTGGTGGGGGACCTGGCCGGCTTCGTGGCCGCCACCTACCTCCGGGGTCTCCCCCTGGTCCAGGCCCCCACCAGCCTGGTGGCTATGGTGGACGCCAGCATCGGCGGCAAGGTGGGCGTGAACCACCTCCAGGCCAAGAACCTCATCGGCGCCTTCCACCAGCCCCACTTCGTCCTGACCGACCCCTCCTGCCTCCTCACCCTGCCAAAAAGGGAGCTCGTCTCCGGCTTTGCCGAGGTGATAAAGCACGGCCTCATCCTGGACAAGCGGCTCTTCGCCTTCATGGAGGCCAGGGCCCCTGCCCTCCTTTCCCTGGAGCCACCCTCCCTCTCCCAGGCGGTGGCCTGGAGCGCCCGGATAAAGGCCAGGGTGGTGACCCGGGATGAGCGGGAGACGACGGGCCTCCGCACCCTCCTTAACTACGGCCACACCATAGGCCATGCCCTGGAGGCGGCCACGGGATACACCCGCTTCCTCCACGGCGAGGCCGTGGCCATAGGCATGACGGGGGCGGTCCGCCTCTCCCAGCACCTGGGCCTGGTGGGGGAAGAGGTGGTGAAAAGACAGGAGAGCCTCCTCCAGGCCTTCGGCCTGCCTACCGCCTGCCCCCGGCTATCCGCGGACAGGATTATTCAGGCCATGGAACTGGACAAAAAGGTCAGGGAGGCGGAGGTGCGCTGGGTCCTGCTGGAGGACATCGGCCGGGCCATCACCCCCCACCGGGTACCCCAGGAGGAGGTCCAGGCTGTCCTCCAGGAGCTGACAAAATGA
- a CDS encoding UbiA family prenyltransferase: MRARTLSWPPALVWSRYLEVLKPRETALLTFIGAIAGLMAGSPSWDRLLLVALTVGLGSAGVNGLTNYLDREVDARMERTRGRALPSLAIYPPEKVLPLCGGLVALALALAWYLHPWAMAAGLLGTASALVGRKRAFTHLLGGISGSAPVLVGWLGVNPSFTPLLGLLVLLILAWVPLHVWSLMLACKEDYLGAGVGTFPLTWGERQARGVLLALAILIYGLSQAIYLVGGFGRGYFIVATGLGWLLVLASYGMLALPQGRGAWRLYKLAAFPYLGLLFLTLGLDSAL, encoded by the coding sequence ATGAGGGCGAGAACGCTATCCTGGCCGCCGGCCCTTGTCTGGTCGCGGTACCTGGAGGTGCTCAAGCCCCGGGAGACGGCCCTCCTCACCTTCATCGGGGCTATAGCGGGGCTGATGGCAGGGAGCCCTTCCTGGGACCGGCTTTTGCTGGTGGCCCTGACAGTGGGCCTGGGCAGCGCCGGGGTCAACGGCCTCACCAACTACCTTGACCGGGAGGTGGACGCCAGGATGGAGAGGACCCGCGGCCGGGCCTTGCCCTCCCTGGCCATCTATCCACCGGAGAAGGTCCTGCCCCTCTGCGGGGGGCTGGTGGCCCTGGCCCTGGCCCTGGCCTGGTATCTCCACCCCTGGGCCATGGCGGCCGGCCTCCTGGGCACTGCCAGCGCCCTGGTGGGGAGAAAGCGGGCCTTCACCCACCTCCTGGGGGGCATCTCCGGTTCTGCCCCGGTCCTGGTGGGCTGGCTGGGGGTAAACCCCAGCTTTACCCCCCTCCTGGGGCTCCTGGTCCTCCTCATCCTGGCCTGGGTGCCCCTCCATGTGTGGAGCCTCATGCTGGCGTGCAAAGAGGACTACCTGGGGGCGGGGGTGGGGACTTTCCCCCTCACCTGGGGAGAAAGGCAGGCCAGGGGGGTGCTCCTGGCCCTCGCCATCCTGATATATGGTCTTTCCCAGGCTATCTATCTGGTGGGCGGTTTCGGCAGGGGATATTTCATCGTGGCCACCGGGCTGGGCTGGCTCCTGGTCCTGGCCTCCTACGGGATGCTGGCCCTCCCACAGGGAAGGGGGGCCTGGCGGCTTTACAAGCTGGCCGCTTTCCCCTACCTGGGCCTCCTTTTCCTCACCCTGGGGCTCGACTCGGCGCTATAG
- the aroC gene encoding chorismate synthase translates to MRFLTAGESHGRGLVSIMEGMVAGLPLGREDIQRDLARRKKGFGRGARMAIEKDPVDILSGVRHGLTLGSPISLLIPNREWQAWQEVMGVEAPAKPVEPLTHPRPGHADLPGYLKYGFKDTRPVLERASARETASRVALGAIARRLLGEFGMNIRSHTRAVAGITAKKLSWRRVEASPLRCGDPEAEKAMLQAIEEALAQGDTVGGVFEMVASGVPVGLGSYVQWDRRLDAQIAGATMSIPSVKGVDIGLGFGGAGMRGSQFHDVILPGSLRRRTNRAGGIEGGISNGEDIVVRAGLKPISTLAHPLPSVDLQTGEEALAHFERSDVCVVPAAGVVGEAVLALVLAQAFLEKFGGDSLEETRRNFNAYISSLPGELGRA, encoded by the coding sequence GAGTCCCACGGCCGGGGGCTGGTGTCCATAATGGAGGGGATGGTGGCCGGCCTGCCCCTGGGCCGGGAGGACATCCAGAGGGACCTGGCCCGGCGGAAGAAGGGTTTCGGCAGGGGTGCCCGCATGGCCATAGAAAAGGACCCGGTGGACATACTCTCCGGGGTAAGGCACGGCCTCACCCTGGGCAGCCCCATATCCCTGCTTATCCCCAACCGGGAGTGGCAGGCCTGGCAGGAGGTTATGGGTGTAGAAGCCCCGGCGAAGCCTGTGGAGCCCCTCACCCACCCCCGCCCCGGCCACGCCGACCTCCCCGGCTATCTCAAATATGGCTTCAAGGACACAAGACCGGTGCTGGAGAGGGCCTCGGCCCGGGAAACGGCGTCAAGGGTGGCCCTGGGGGCTATCGCCCGGAGGTTGCTGGGGGAGTTCGGCATGAATATCAGGAGCCACACCAGAGCCGTCGCCGGTATCACCGCCAAGAAGCTTTCCTGGCGGAGGGTGGAGGCCTCTCCCCTCCGCTGCGGCGACCCCGAGGCAGAGAAGGCCATGCTCCAGGCCATAGAGGAGGCCCTGGCCCAGGGGGACACGGTGGGGGGCGTCTTCGAGATGGTGGCCTCGGGGGTCCCGGTGGGGTTGGGCAGCTATGTCCAATGGGACCGCCGCCTGGATGCCCAAATTGCCGGGGCCACGATGAGCATCCCCTCGGTCAAGGGGGTGGATATAGGCCTGGGCTTTGGGGGGGCGGGGATGAGGGGCTCCCAGTTCCACGATGTCATTCTCCCGGGTTCCCTCCGCCGCAGGACGAACCGGGCGGGGGGAATTGAGGGTGGGATATCCAACGGCGAGGACATCGTGGTGCGGGCGGGGCTGAAGCCCATCTCCACCCTGGCCCACCCCCTGCCCTCGGTGGACCTCCAGACCGGTGAGGAGGCCCTCGCCCACTTTGAGCGCAGCGATGTCTGCGTTGTCCCCGCCGCCGGGGTGGTGGGGGAGGCGGTCCTGGCCCTGGTCCTGGCCCAGGCCTTCCTGGAGAAGTTCGGGGGCGATAGCCTGGAGGAGACCCGGCGCAACTTCAACGCCTACATCTCCTCCCTCCCGGGGGAACTGGGCAGGGCCTGA